One Miscanthus floridulus cultivar M001 chromosome 11, ASM1932011v1, whole genome shotgun sequence DNA window includes the following coding sequences:
- the LOC136490921 gene encoding CLIP-associated protein-like, translating to MEAALEAARAKDTKERLAGVERLHEALDAAARRGLAAAEVTALVDTCMDLTRDANFRIAQGGLQALSAAAVVAGEHFKIHLNALVPAAVERLGDGKQPVRDAARQLLITLMEVSSPTIIVERAGSYAWTHKSWRVREEFVRTVATAVGLFASTEISLQRVLLSPVLQLMNDSNQSVRDAAISCIEEMYKHMGSQFHEELQRHNLPSYMLKEINSRLDKIEPKVRSSDTAMQYKAVESRSVSANPKRGSPRTKSIPRESTLFGGDTDVTEKPVEPVKVHSEKELLREFEKIAATLVPEKDWSLRIAAMQRIEALVYGGAIYYPSFLMLLKQLVPPLSTQLSDRRSSIVKQACHLLNILSKELLGDFEPCAEQFILMLFKLVVITVLVIAESADTCIKTILRNCKVARILLRIVDTAKNDRSAILRARCCEYALLVLEYWADAPEIQRSADLYEDMIKCCVADAMSEVRATARTCYRMFAKTWPERSRRLFMSFDPAIQRVINDEDGGVHKRYASPSLRDRVVQPSRASSHSSGTHVPGYGTSAIVAMDKSAAISSDSSFPSNNLRLSQSKTIGRSSERSLESVLSSSKEKVSAIESLLKGVSMSGQNFSAARSTSLDLGIDPPSSRDPPVLLAAPASNVLSLQNSVLLDSSLPTIPPSSRNGGSRLLDTMTTHLPTKERSRSPYLSNMSSESMSGLSLPYSRRSSERLQEGGRMDESYDIRSTRRIPQMHLERNYVDMSYRDSSHRDSHNNDVPNFQRPLLRKQVMSRASASGRHSFDDSHVPSGDVSGYTDSLTSLNDALSEGLSPSSDWVARVSAFGFIRNLLKQGQKGIQEITQNFEKVMKLFFRHLDDPHHKVAQAAFSALAEIIPACKKPFESYVERILPYVFSRLIDPKELVKKPCSVTLEIVGRTYAIDMLLPALVRSLDEQRSPKAKLAVLEFANKSFSKYNVDSDGYSNSGFLKLWLSKLAPLVNEKNAKLKEASISGIISVYSHFDSTAVLNFILSLSVEDQNLLRRALKIKTPRIEVDLVNYLQSKKERPRPKSYDQADFGTSSEDGYALTSKNSYPFGRFSSSSLDADGGKKINSMQEPVLHNVSIGRTASDMSMDHAIQSLESSTGAEVHLTRSREPKTNSNSVVEAARSWTNYPEKTDASLDGETATGTPRLDFSRFLTSDGHNTVGSTTEESVQEGDMIVSLSSIKTSLQTDNGLSIPQLLHQISNDTEVSSSEKREALQRLVDASLDNNSSIWAKYFNQILTAVLEVLDDSDSSTRELALSLIAEMLNNQKDSIEDSMEIVLEKLLHVTKDAVAKISNEANQCLNVLLAKYDPFRCLAIIVPLLVSDDEKILVVCINCLTKLVGRLSQEELIDQLPTFLPALFDAFNNQSPDVRKTVVFCLVDIYIMLGKAFAPYLEGLSSTQLRLVTIYANRISQARSGKPIDSNQ from the exons ATGGAGGCGGCGCTGGAGGCGGCGCGCGCCAAGGACACCAAGGAGCGCCTGGCCGGGGTGGAGCGGCTGCACGAGGCGCTCGACGCCGCAGCGCGCCGCGGGCTGGCGGCGGCCGAGGTCACCGCGCTGGTGGACACCTGCATGGATCTGACGCGGGACGCCAACTTCCGCATCGCCCAGGGTGGCCTCCAGGcgctctccgccgccgccgtcgtcgccggcgaGCACTTCAAGATCCACCTCAACGCCCTCGTCCCGGCCGCCGTCGAGCGCCTCGGCGACGGAAAGCAGCCCGTCCGCGACGCCGCGCGGCAGCTCCTCATCACTCTGATGGAG GTTTCTTCACCAACAATCATAGTTGAAAGAGCTGGTAGTTATGCATGGACTCATAAGAGTTGGAGGGTGCGGGAAGAGTTTGTACGTACAGTGGCAACTGCAGTTGGGCTATTTGCTTCTACAGAGATTTCCTTGCAACGAGTTTTGCTTTCACCT GTCCTGCAATTGATGAATGATTCGAACCAAAGTGTTCGAGATGCTGCTATCTCTTGTATTGAG GAGATGTACAAGCACATGGGGTCACAATTTCATGAAGAGTTGCAGCGCCATAATCTGCCTTCTTACATG CTAAAAGAAATAAATTCAAGGTTGGATAAAATAGAACCAAAGGTTCGATCATCTGATACAGCAATGCAGTATAAGGCTGTAGAATCTAGATCTGTTAGTGCTAATCCGAAAAGAGGCAGCCCAAGGACAAAAAGCATACCAAGGGAAAGTACACTATTTGGAG GTGACACTGATGTTACAGAAAAACCTGTGGAACCAGTAAAAGTTCATTCTGAGAAAGAATTACTTCGGGAGTTTGAGAAGATTGCGGCTACCCTTGTTCCAGAAAAGGATTGGTCTTTACGTATTGCTGCCATGCAAAGGATTGAAGCCCTGGTTTATGGAG GTGCGATCTATTATCCATCATTCCTTATGCTCTTGAAACAACTGGTTCCTCCATTGTCTACTCAGCTGTCTGATCGACGTTCTAGTATTGTCAAACAG GCATGCCACCTACTTAATATACTATCCAAAGAACTCCTCGGTGATTTTGAGCCATGTGCTGAACAATTCATCCTG ATGCTTTTTAAGCTTGTTGTCATAACAGTGCTTGTAATCGCTGAATCTGCGGATACATGTATAAAAACT ATCCTGCGGAATTGCAAGGTTGCTAGGATTCTTCTTCGCATAGTTGACACAGCAAAGAATGACCGAAGTGCAATCCTCCGTGCAAG GTGCTGTGAGTATGCACTGCTGGTCCTGGAGTATTGGGCTGATGCCCCAGAAATACAACGTTCAGCTGATTTATATGAGGATATGATAAAATGCTGTGTAGCAGATGCGATGAGCGAG GTTCGTGCAACTGCAAGAACTTGCTATAGAATGTTTGCAAAGACATGGCCTGAGCGCTCACGCCGTCTTTTTATGTCATTTGATCCTGCGATACAGAGG GTAATAAATGATGAAGATGGTGGTGTGCACAAAAGGTATGCTTCTCCCTCATTGCGTGATAGGGTCGTGCAGCCTTCACGTGCTTCCTCTCATTCAAGTGGTACACATGTACCTGGATATGGCACTTCGGCTATTGTTGCAATGGACAAGAGTGCAGCTATTTCTTCAGATTCATCTTTTCCATCAAACAATCTTCGGTTATCACAGTCAAAGACGATTGGCAGAAGTTCTGAGAGAAGCCTGGAGAGTGTGCTTAGCTCCAGCAAAGAAAAAGTTTCTGCCATTGAAAGTTTGCTGAAAGGTGTCAGCATGTCAGGGCAAAATTTCTCTGCAGCGcgctcaacaagcttggatcttG GAATTGATCCTCCGTCATCTCGTGATCCTCCTGTGCTGCTTGCAGCACCAGCATCAAATGTTCTGTCATTGCAGAACTCAGTACTGTTGGACTCATCCCTTCCTACCATCCCACCTAGTTCACGAAATGGTGGTTCCCGCTTATTGGATACGATGACAACACACTTGCCCACCAAAGAACGGTCAAGGTCACCATATTTGAGTAATATGTCATCTGAGTCCATGTCTGGCTTATCATTGCCTTACTCAAGAAGATCTTCGGAGAGGCTTCAAGAAGGAGGCCGCATGGATGAGAGCTATGATATCCGTTCAACTAGGCGAATCCCTCAAATGCATTTGGAGAGAAACTATGTTGATATGTCTTATAGGGATTCCAGCCACAGAGATTCACATAACAACGATGTCCCAAATTTCCAGAGACCTCTTCTAAGGAAGCAAGTAATGTCAAGGGCTTCTGCAAGTGGCAGACACAGCTTTGATGATAGCCATGTACCATCAGGTGATGTGTCTGGCTATACAGATTCTCTGACTTCTCTAAATGATGCACTTTCTGAGGGTCTCAGCCCTAGTTCTGACTGGGTAGCAAGAGTTTCAGCTTTTGGGTTTATTCGGAATTTATTGAAACAAGGCCAGAAAGGCATTCAagaaattactcaaaattttgaGAAGGTTATGAAGCTGTTTTTCCGTCATTTGGATGATCCTCACCATAAGGTTGCACAGGCAGCCTTCTCTGCACTTGCAGAGATTATCCCAGCCTGCAAGAAGCCATTTGAAAGTTATGTCGAGCGAATTCTACCATATGTATTTTCACGGCTTATTGATCCAAAAGAGTTGGTGAAAAAACCATGCTCCGTAACATTGGAGATTGTTGGTCGAACATATGCTATTGATATGTTGCTACCTGCGCTAGTACGATCATTAGATGAACAGAGGTCCCCAAAGGCAAAATTGGCTGTTCTTGAGTTTGCAAATAAATCATTCAGCAAGTACAATGTTGACTCTGATGGTTACAGTAACAGTGGCTTCCTTAAACTATGGCTTTCAAAATTGGCACCTTTGGTAAATGAAAAGAATGCAAAATTGAAGGAGGCATCTATTTCTGGTATCATATCTGTTTATTCTCACTTTGATTCAACAGCAGTGCTAAATTTTATTCTCAGTTTGTCAGTTGAAGATCAAAACCTCTTGAGGAGAGCCCTGAAGATCAAAACCCCTCGTATTGAGGTTGATCTGGTGAACTACTTGCAGAGCAAGAAAGAACGTCCACGCCCCAAATCTTATGACCAGGCGGATTTTGGAACTTCTTCGGAGGATGGCTATGCACTGACATCCAAGAACAGCTATCCATTTGGGCGGTTTTCTTCTAGTTCCCTTGATGCTGATGGGGGAAAAAAGATCAATTCAATGCAAGAACCAGTGCTGCATAATGTCTCTATAGGTCGAACAGCTTCTGATATGAGCATGGATCATGCTATTCAAAGTTTGGAGTCATCTACAGGAGCTGAAGTTCATTTAACTAGGAGTAGAGAACCAAAGACTAACAGTAACTCAGTCGTGGAAGCTGCTCGCTCTTGGACAAACTACCCTGAAAAAACTGATGCCTCCTTAGATGGTGAAACTGCTACCGGTACTCCTCGGTTAGATTTCAGCCGGTTTCTTACTTCTGATGGGCATAATACTGTTGGTTCAACCACCGAAGAAAGTGTTCAAGAGGGTGATATGATTGTGAGTCTTAGTTCTATAAAGACCAGCCTTCAAACAGACAACGGTCTGAGCATACCACAACTTCTCCATCAG ATAAGCAATGACACTGAAGTTTCAAGCTCGGAAAAGCGGGAAGCATTGCAACGGTTGGTTGATGCTTCCCTTGATAACAACAGCTCCATCTGGGCAAAG TACTTCAATCAAATCTTAACGGCTGTGCTTGAGGTATTAGATGACTCTGATTCATCCACGAGGGAGCTTGCTTTATCTTTGATTGCTGAGATGCTCAACAACCAG AAAGATTCAATTGAAGACTCTATGGAGATTGTTCTTGAAAAACTCCTGCATGTGACCAAAGATGCGGTGGCCAAG ATTTCAAATGAGGCAAACCAATGCTTAAATGTTCTATTGGCAAAATATGATCCTTTCAGATGTCTTGCT ATTATTGTACCTTTATTGGtcagtgatgatgagaagatactTGTCGTGTGTATCAACTGTTTGACAAAG CTTGTTGGGCGCCTTTCCCAAGAGGAATTGATTGATCAGTTGCCTACATTTCTGCCAGCATTATTTGATGCTTTTAACAACCAAAGTCCAGATGTCCGAAAG ACTGTCGTGTTCTGCCTGGTGGATATCTACATCATGCTTGGGAAAGCATTCGCTCCATACTTGGAAGGGCTTAGCAGCACGCAGCTCCGCCTAGTAACCATCTACGCTAACCGGATTTCACAGGCGAGGTCTGGCAAGCCAATCGATTCTAACCAATGA